In the Pseudomonas sp. DTU_2021_1001937_2_SI_NGA_ILE_001 genome, one interval contains:
- a CDS encoding IS110 family transposase: protein MTAYAGIDVAKDTLQIALYPQSNSFCTTNTSEGIHQLIQWLSDNRVEQVLVEATGGYERLSVKLLAKARFKVMRINPLRARQFALAMGKQAKTDSIDAQMLAMFAHALRKKEFVVADEARDKLTELVNQRDAFVQQRDDNRRRIQQAQEPEVQQAYRELNAKIQEMIKAADRRIAAQTRQVDGALVDRLQAIKGIGAVSISSLFCYLPELGDLSRGQVAALAGVAPYNNDSGTKRGNRHIYGGRAKLRRAMYMSTLVMVRYNEDFKNRYAQLRARGKCAKVALTACMRVLLVRLNAMVRDGAPWREGAI, encoded by the coding sequence ATGACCGCCTACGCCGGAATCGATGTCGCCAAAGATACCCTGCAGATTGCGCTGTATCCCCAGAGCAATAGCTTCTGCACCACCAACACCTCTGAAGGAATCCACCAGCTTATCCAATGGTTGAGTGATAACCGGGTCGAGCAGGTACTGGTTGAGGCCACAGGCGGCTATGAAAGGTTATCGGTCAAACTCCTGGCCAAGGCCAGATTCAAGGTCATGCGTATCAATCCGCTGCGTGCTCGCCAGTTCGCTCTGGCCATGGGCAAGCAAGCCAAAACCGACTCGATCGATGCGCAGATGCTGGCCATGTTCGCCCATGCCTTGCGAAAGAAAGAGTTTGTGGTGGCCGATGAAGCGCGCGATAAGTTGACCGAACTGGTGAACCAGCGTGACGCCTTCGTTCAGCAGCGTGATGACAACCGTCGCCGTATTCAACAAGCGCAAGAACCTGAAGTGCAGCAGGCCTATCGGGAGCTCAATGCCAAAATCCAAGAGATGATCAAGGCAGCAGACCGACGCATTGCTGCACAGACTCGACAGGTCGATGGGGCCTTGGTGGACCGCCTGCAAGCGATCAAAGGCATCGGCGCGGTGTCGATCTCCAGCCTGTTTTGCTATCTGCCCGAGCTGGGGGATCTGAGTCGTGGACAGGTGGCGGCCTTGGCAGGAGTGGCGCCTTACAACAACGACAGTGGGACTAAGCGCGGTAACCGGCACATTTACGGCGGACGCGCGAAGCTACGCCGTGCGATGTACATGAGTACCTTGGTGATGGTCCGTTACAACGAGGACTTCAAGAACCGATACGCTCAACTTCGCGCCCGAGGTAAGTGCGCGAAGGTGGCGCTGACGGCGTGCATGCGAGTCCTGCTGGTGAGGTTAAACGCCATGGTGCGAGATGGTGCACCATGGCGAGAGGGTGCAATTTGA
- a CDS encoding pirin family protein produces MSAYRKVHSIHVGQPASDGAGVKLTRVFGGPGVEQFDPFLMLDEFGSDRPDDYIAGFPPHPHRGFETVTYMLEGRMRHEDHMGNVGLLQGGGVQWMTAARGIIHSEMPEQEEGVMRGFQLWLNLPGKNKLMDASYRDIQPENIPRLTTPDGIEVVTIAGHFDDGQVQQDGAVQRPDTEPHYFDLHLPAGTGISPKLPQGHRVLLYVYEGSIAVAGCAQTVASSRLVRLGEAGELRIDSAEGARVLVIAGKPLGEPIVQYGPFVMNSREEIEQALQDFRNDRLTA; encoded by the coding sequence ATGAGCGCGTACCGCAAAGTCCATTCGATCCATGTCGGCCAGCCCGCCTCCGATGGTGCTGGCGTCAAGCTGACCCGCGTATTCGGCGGGCCGGGCGTCGAGCAGTTCGATCCTTTCCTGATGCTCGACGAGTTCGGCTCCGACCGTCCCGACGACTACATCGCCGGCTTTCCACCCCACCCGCATCGCGGCTTCGAAACCGTGACCTATATGCTCGAAGGACGCATGCGCCATGAAGACCACATGGGTAACGTCGGCCTGCTGCAGGGCGGCGGCGTGCAGTGGATGACCGCAGCGCGGGGCATCATCCACAGCGAAATGCCGGAACAGGAAGAAGGCGTGATGCGCGGCTTCCAGCTGTGGCTGAACCTGCCGGGTAAGAACAAGCTGATGGATGCCAGCTACCGCGACATTCAGCCCGAGAACATTCCTCGTCTGACCACACCGGACGGCATCGAGGTGGTGACCATCGCCGGGCACTTCGACGACGGCCAGGTCCAGCAGGACGGCGCCGTGCAACGGCCCGACACCGAACCGCACTACTTCGACCTGCACCTGCCGGCCGGCACCGGCATCAGCCCGAAACTGCCCCAGGGGCATCGGGTGCTGCTGTATGTCTACGAAGGCAGCATCGCGGTCGCCGGCTGCGCGCAGACCGTGGCGTCCAGCCGCCTGGTGCGCCTGGGTGAAGCAGGCGAGCTGCGCATCGACAGCGCCGAGGGTGCGCGGGTGCTGGTGATCGCCGGCAAACCGCTGGGCGAGCCGATCGTGCAGTACGGCCCGTTCGTGATGAACAGCCGCGAGGAAATCGAACAGGCCCTGCAGGACTTTCGCAACGATCGCCTGACCGCCTGA